CTGATCCTTCGCCCCCGGCCGCTGTCCCCCACTGTCCGGGCCTGGCGGGAGGTGGATTTGGATGCCCTGCGCCACAACGCCGCCGTGCTGCAAGCCGTCCTTTCTCCGGGACAGAAGCTGATGGCGGTGGTCAAGGCCGATGCCTACGGCCACGGTGCAGTCCAAACCGCCCGCTGCCTTCAGCGCGGCGGCGTCCGTGCCTTTGCGGTAGCCTGCCTCTCCGAGGGGATCGCCCTGCGGCGGGCGGGCATTCAGGGCACGATCTTAATTTTGGGCTACACACCGCCGGAGGCGGTCCCTCTCCTGCGGCGCTGGCGGCTGACCCAGGCCGTAGCGGACGAGGCCCACGGCCACGCCCTGGCCGCCCAGGGCCGCCCAGTCCGGGTCCACCTGGCTCTGGACACCGGCATGCACCGCCTCGGCATCCCCCCAGAGGATCACGGCGCCATCCGGAGGCTGTTCTCGGAAAAACATCTGGTAATTCGGGGGGTATTCTCCCACCTGTGCGTCTCGGACGATCTGCAACAGTCCTCCTATACCCAGCTCCAGCTGGACCGGTTTTATGACGCACTCTCCTGGATGCGGATATCTGATCTTGACCCGGGAGACACCCATATTCAGGCGAGCTATGGCATCTTAAATCTGCCGCCCCAGCCCTGCCGGTATGCCCGGGCGGGCATCCTTCTCTACGGAGTACGCAGCGGCGGCGAGCCCACCGCCTTCTGGCCGGACCTGCGCCCGGCGCTGTCCCTTCGGGCCCGGGTGGCCACGGTCCGGCGGCTGAACGCCGGGGAATCTGCCGGATACGGACTCGCCTTCCGGGTGGATCGGCCCACGGTGCTGGCGGTCATCACCATCGGCTATGGGGACGGACTCCCCCGGGAGCTCTCCCAGCGGGGCGGCGCAGTCTTGATTCGAGGCCGGCGGTGCCCTCTGGCGGGCCGCATGTGTATGGATCAGCTGTTTGCCGACGTGACGGAGCTGCCAGAGGTCCACCCCGGAGACCGGGCCACCATCATCGGCTCCGACGGAACATCGGTGATTCCGGCAGAGGAACCGGCCTCCCTGTGCGGCACCATCACCAACGAGCTGCTCTCCGCGCTCAGCCGCCGGCTCCCGCTGGTGTACGTGGACGGCAGGTCTCCCTGAGCCCCGGCAGGCTTTTTCATACGACAGGACGGCGGCCTGGATGGGCCGCCGTCTCTTATTCTTGGAAGATCATGGGGCGATCACACTCTCCCCACAGGCATCGGCGCCCCGCCCCAGATCGGTTTTCGTCAGCAGGAGACCGCTGGTGATGGCAGTGAGAGGCGCCACTGTCACCAGACCGAAAGAGCCCACAATCGTGTGGACAATCTCCGCGGCCACGTACTTGTAGTTCAAAATGAACTCCACTGGCGTCCCCTGGGCCATAAATACCATTAAAAGCGCGATATAGCTTCCGGAGTAGGCCAGCAGCAGTGTGGTGGTTGTGGAGCCGCAGGCAGCCCGTCCCACGGCAAAGCCGGAGGAGATGGCCTCCCGTGTGCCGATGTCCGGCCGCTTTTGCACCACCTCGTATACCGCGGAGCAGACGTCCACCGACAGGTCCATCACTGCCCCGGAAGACCCCAGAAAGATAGAGGCCATAAAGATTTGGGTCAGGTCCAGGTGCTGATATCCGGCATACAGCAAACTTTCGCTGGACTCCATGACCGCACCGTGAATTTGAAACAGGTCCGTAAATACAATCCCCAGCACTGCCGTCACACCAATACCCAACACCGCCCCAGACGCCGCCGCCAGACAGCGGCGCTCAAAGCCGTAGATCAGGCTGAGGATGAGCCCTGTCAGCACCACGACCAGTCCAAGCGCCACCCACACCGGGTTCCACCCCCGCAGCAGACAAGGCACCAGCACCTTCCACATGAGCAAAATCGTGTCGATAAAGGAGAGCACAGCCCGCACCCCCGTCCAGCCGGCGAACAGCACCAGCAGCAGGAGAAATATCCCCGCCAGCATCAGCTCCTTGTCAATTCGGTAGTGGTCTGTCATGGAGACCGTGGTGATCTGATCCCCGTCGTGACTGACGGTGACAAACGCGATGTCGCCGGGGGCAAACAGCTTATCCTCAGCCAGGGAGCCGTTCAGACGGTTCACTGCGTCCACCGTCCGCCCCTCAAATTGGCCGCCCAGCAGCCGCACGGTGCATCGCTGCTCGCCGGAGCGGACCAGACCGGTATCAATGATCGTACTCTCGTCGGTGGACAGCACCTCCGCCCGAACCCGGTCAGCACTCTGATAGACCAGCGCCTCCTCATAGCCTGTGGGCAGAACCAGCAGCACTGCCAGCAAAATCAGCGCCGCCAGCACAGGCCCATGGGTCTGGCGGGAGAGCGTGGGAGCATGAAATTTCATAGAGCCTCCTGAAAACAGCGCCGCAGGGGAGCTGTGCTCCCCTGCCGGCAGATGGAAACCGGCTGCGGAGAATCTTCCCCGCAGGAAGGCTGACTCCATGTCAGCGAACGCCCACCAGGGCGGCCAGCTTCGTGTAAATCTGGGTGTTGTCGTAGTAGCCGTTGAAGGTGTCGGCGCCCGCGCCCTCTGCCAACACCGCAACCGGCAGGCCGGTATGGCTGTAAGAGGTGAAGGACACGCCGGATTTGTTGTTGATGATGTGGGTGATGGTAACGCTCAAAGGCTCGTAGGTGCCGTAAAGTATAGACTCCTCCTGATCGTACGGACTGGCGGCAGTGCCGTTGACGCTTTTTTCATAGGCAGTTTTGAGCTGCTGCATCTCATAATCAGTGAGAACCAGCTTGTCGCTCTGCGCGCCGGAGGCCTTCAGGCCAAAGAGCTTTTCCACATCCCTGAGAACGTCCGCAAAGGGTGTCTTCTCTGTCTTGTACTTGGCCACATAATCGCTGTCAAACTTGGCAAAGGAAATCTTCTGGTTTTCCAGCAGGTCCAGATAGGTGTCATAGTCGGTGCCGGCATAGCCGATGGTGAGGCCGCCGGTCTCATGGTCTCCGGTCACAAGGATCAGCGTGTCACTGGGATGCTTCTTCGCGAAATCCACGGCCACCTGAACAGCGTCGGCCAGGGCCTGAGTGTCATGAATGGTGGAGGCGGCGTCATTGGCGTGGCAGGCCCAGTCGATCTTGCCGCCCTCGCACATCAGGAAGAAGCCCTTGCTGTTGTTCAGAACCTCGATGCCCTTTTCCACATAGTCCGCCAGGGACCACATATCGCTGGTGCGGTCAATTTCATAGGCCATGGCGTCGCTGTCAGCCAGATCCTCGTCGATGAGAATGGCCTGATCCGTGGAGGCGTTGATTGCGGAGGCCTCCGCATTGGTCCTGGCCACGGTGTAACCGGCCTCCTCTGCCAAGGTGTACAGGTCCTTTTGATGGCCGTCCGCGCCGGTGGGCTTGAGCAGACCGCCGCCTGCAAAGTAGTCAAAGCCCGACGCAACCAACTCCAGTCCGATCTCATAGTAGTCATTGCGGCTGGCCTGATGGGCATAGAAGGCGGCGGGAGTGGCGTGGTTGAGATTGACGGAGGAGATGACACCGATCTCCCAGCCCTTTTGCTCCTTCAGCTTTTCCGCAATGGTCTCATATTTTTTAGACCCGGTTTCGTCCACGTTGATGGAGCCGGAATAGGTCTTGTAGCCGGTAGCGATGGAGGTGGCGGTGGAGGCGGAGTCCGGCGCGAAGGAGTTGGAGTCATAGGTCACAGCAGAGCCAGCGGCCTCAAAATTCATAAAGTTCAAATACTCGGGACCGTCCAGCTTAGCGCCCTGGTTGTCATCCAGGCTGGGCTGCGCCTGCCGGTAATCCGCATCCTGCAACGCGCCGAGATAATCGGAGGTGGATTGAATCTGCGGATAGCTCATGCCGTCTCCAATAAATAAAAACACGTATTTGGGATTTTTAGCCGCACCGTAGACGGCGGTTTCCGTCATCGCGGCGGTCTTTTCCGTCTCGGCGGCTCCTCTTTGAACAGCGGGAGCGGCGCAGGCGGCAAGGCCAAGTATGGTGACGCCGG
This genomic window from Pusillibacter faecalis contains:
- a CDS encoding YibE/F family protein, whose translation is MKFHAPTLSRQTHGPVLAALILLAVLLVLPTGYEEALVYQSADRVRAEVLSTDESTIIDTGLVRSGEQRCTVRLLGGQFEGRTVDAVNRLNGSLAEDKLFAPGDIAFVTVSHDGDQITTVSMTDHYRIDKELMLAGIFLLLLVLFAGWTGVRAVLSFIDTILLMWKVLVPCLLRGWNPVWVALGLVVVLTGLILSLIYGFERRCLAAASGAVLGIGVTAVLGIVFTDLFQIHGAVMESSESLLYAGYQHLDLTQIFMASIFLGSSGAVMDLSVDVCSAVYEVVQKRPDIGTREAISSGFAVGRAACGSTTTTLLLAYSGSYIALLMVFMAQGTPVEFILNYKYVAAEIVHTIVGSFGLVTVAPLTAITSGLLLTKTDLGRGADACGESVIAP
- the vanT gene encoding serine racemase VanT catalytic subunit encodes the protein MNGRAPCAALDHLLVAVLVVVSLTSPLASLTYLLYAGYIVLVRGASRLLGMERLLAENCLGHFFAVLCLGLALSGLLLILRPRPLSPTVRAWREVDLDALRHNAAVLQAVLSPGQKLMAVVKADAYGHGAVQTARCLQRGGVRAFAVACLSEGIALRRAGIQGTILILGYTPPEAVPLLRRWRLTQAVADEAHGHALAAQGRPVRVHLALDTGMHRLGIPPEDHGAIRRLFSEKHLVIRGVFSHLCVSDDLQQSSYTQLQLDRFYDALSWMRISDLDPGDTHIQASYGILNLPPQPCRYARAGILLYGVRSGGEPTAFWPDLRPALSLRARVATVRRLNAGESAGYGLAFRVDRPTVLAVITIGYGDGLPRELSQRGGAVLIRGRRCPLAGRMCMDQLFADVTELPEVHPGDRATIIGSDGTSVIPAEEPASLCGTITNELLSALSRRLPLVYVDGRSP
- a CDS encoding alkaline phosphatase, producing the protein MKRLFAGALAGVTILGLAACAAPAVQRGAAETEKTAAMTETAVYGAAKNPKYVFLFIGDGMSYPQIQSTSDYLGALQDADYRQAQPSLDDNQGAKLDGPEYLNFMNFEAAGSAVTYDSNSFAPDSASTATSIATGYKTYSGSINVDETGSKKYETIAEKLKEQKGWEIGVISSVNLNHATPAAFYAHQASRNDYYEIGLELVASGFDYFAGGGLLKPTGADGHQKDLYTLAEEAGYTVARTNAEASAINASTDQAILIDEDLADSDAMAYEIDRTSDMWSLADYVEKGIEVLNNSKGFFLMCEGGKIDWACHANDAASTIHDTQALADAVQVAVDFAKKHPSDTLILVTGDHETGGLTIGYAGTDYDTYLDLLENQKISFAKFDSDYVAKYKTEKTPFADVLRDVEKLFGLKASGAQSDKLVLTDYEMQQLKTAYEKSVNGTAASPYDQEESILYGTYEPLSVTITHIINNKSGVSFTSYSHTGLPVAVLAEGAGADTFNGYYDNTQIYTKLAALVGVR